A window from Dunckerocampus dactyliophorus isolate RoL2022-P2 chromosome 15, RoL_Ddac_1.1, whole genome shotgun sequence encodes these proteins:
- the nit1 gene encoding deaminated glutathione amidase isoform X2 — protein MRKFLASCCDCEAALQLSLYRMSSGGRSLAAVCQLNATPDKQANLCAAKKLLQEAAQQGASMAFLPEGFDYIGSSQEETLALSESLEGHTMMQYSQIARKLDIWLSLGGFHERGPAWEAEQRIYNSHVVMNNKGQIVSIYRKSHLFDMEHPEKAISIKESAFTIPGPALVSPFQTPVGKVGLGICYDLRFPELSLALQKNGAEILSFPSAFTGVTGAAHWEVLLRARAIENQCYVLAAAQVGQHHEKRSSYGHTMAVDPWGVVMGDCGGEKAGMLLVEVDLDKLSRIRTNMPLQKHRRDEKFYTTLSDNR, from the exons ATGAGAAAG TTCCTCGCTTCCTGCTGTGACTGTGAAGCTGCACTACAG CTGTCCTTATACAGGATGTCCAGCGGTGGCAGGTCACTCGCTGCAGTGTGTCAGTTGAACGCCACTCCAGACAAGCAGGCCAACTTGTGTGCTGCCAAAAAGCTGCTGCAGGAGGCGGCACAGCAAGGCGCCAGCATGGCGTTCTTGCCTGAGGGCTTCGACTACATTGGCTCCAGTCAGGAGGAGACCTTGGCGCTGTCGGAGAGCCTAGAGGGGCACACAATGATGCAGTATTCTCAGATAGCCAG GAAGTTGGACATCTGGCTGTCTCTGGGGGGCTTCCATGAGCGAGGGCCAGCCTGGGAGGCTGAGCAGCGAATTTACAACAGCCATGTGGTCATGAACAACAAAG GTCAGATTGTGTCCATCTACAGGAAGTCCCACCTGTTTGACATGGAGCATCCTGAAAAGGCCATCTCAATAAAAGAAAGTGCCTTCACCATCCCAGGACCGGCGCTCGTGTCTCCGTTCCAAACTCCTGTTGGCAAG GTTGGTTTGGGAATCTGCTATGATTTAAGATTTCCTGAGCTGTCACTGGCGCTCCAAAAGAATGGAGCTGAGATTCTGTCGTTCCCATCAGCCTTCACTGGAGTCACTGGAGCTGCCCACTGGGAG GTGCTGCTACGTGCAAGAGCCATTGAGAATCAATGCTACGTCCTGGCGGCGGCGCAGGTCGGCCAGCACCATGAAAAGCGCTCATCCTATGGCCACACCATGGCAGTGGACCCCTGGGGTGTGGTGATGGGTGACTGTGGAGGAGAGAAAGCAGGGATGCTGCTGGTGGAGGTGGACCTGGACAAGTTGAGCAGAATCCGCACAAATATGCCGCTCCAAAAGCACCGCAGAGATGAGAagttttacaccacattgtctGATAACCGATGA
- the nit1 gene encoding deaminated glutathione amidase isoform X1, protein MFFSVLGSFAKVSSSLPAVTVKLHYRMSSGGRSLAAVCQLNATPDKQANLCAAKKLLQEAAQQGASMAFLPEGFDYIGSSQEETLALSESLEGHTMMQYSQIARKLDIWLSLGGFHERGPAWEAEQRIYNSHVVMNNKGQIVSIYRKSHLFDMEHPEKAISIKESAFTIPGPALVSPFQTPVGKVGLGICYDLRFPELSLALQKNGAEILSFPSAFTGVTGAAHWEVLLRARAIENQCYVLAAAQVGQHHEKRSSYGHTMAVDPWGVVMGDCGGEKAGMLLVEVDLDKLSRIRTNMPLQKHRRDEKFYTTLSDNR, encoded by the exons ATGTTCTTCTCCGTTTTGGGATCATTTGCAAAAGTTAGTTCCTCGCTTCCTGCTGTGACTGTGAAGCTGCACTACAG GATGTCCAGCGGTGGCAGGTCACTCGCTGCAGTGTGTCAGTTGAACGCCACTCCAGACAAGCAGGCCAACTTGTGTGCTGCCAAAAAGCTGCTGCAGGAGGCGGCACAGCAAGGCGCCAGCATGGCGTTCTTGCCTGAGGGCTTCGACTACATTGGCTCCAGTCAGGAGGAGACCTTGGCGCTGTCGGAGAGCCTAGAGGGGCACACAATGATGCAGTATTCTCAGATAGCCAG GAAGTTGGACATCTGGCTGTCTCTGGGGGGCTTCCATGAGCGAGGGCCAGCCTGGGAGGCTGAGCAGCGAATTTACAACAGCCATGTGGTCATGAACAACAAAG GTCAGATTGTGTCCATCTACAGGAAGTCCCACCTGTTTGACATGGAGCATCCTGAAAAGGCCATCTCAATAAAAGAAAGTGCCTTCACCATCCCAGGACCGGCGCTCGTGTCTCCGTTCCAAACTCCTGTTGGCAAG GTTGGTTTGGGAATCTGCTATGATTTAAGATTTCCTGAGCTGTCACTGGCGCTCCAAAAGAATGGAGCTGAGATTCTGTCGTTCCCATCAGCCTTCACTGGAGTCACTGGAGCTGCCCACTGGGAG GTGCTGCTACGTGCAAGAGCCATTGAGAATCAATGCTACGTCCTGGCGGCGGCGCAGGTCGGCCAGCACCATGAAAAGCGCTCATCCTATGGCCACACCATGGCAGTGGACCCCTGGGGTGTGGTGATGGGTGACTGTGGAGGAGAGAAAGCAGGGATGCTGCTGGTGGAGGTGGACCTGGACAAGTTGAGCAGAATCCGCACAAATATGCCGCTCCAAAAGCACCGCAGAGATGAGAagttttacaccacattgtctGATAACCGATGA
- the nit1 gene encoding deaminated glutathione amidase isoform X3 — translation MSSGGRSLAAVCQLNATPDKQANLCAAKKLLQEAAQQGASMAFLPEGFDYIGSSQEETLALSESLEGHTMMQYSQIARKLDIWLSLGGFHERGPAWEAEQRIYNSHVVMNNKGQIVSIYRKSHLFDMEHPEKAISIKESAFTIPGPALVSPFQTPVGKVGLGICYDLRFPELSLALQKNGAEILSFPSAFTGVTGAAHWEVLLRARAIENQCYVLAAAQVGQHHEKRSSYGHTMAVDPWGVVMGDCGGEKAGMLLVEVDLDKLSRIRTNMPLQKHRRDEKFYTTLSDNR, via the exons ATGTCCAGCGGTGGCAGGTCACTCGCTGCAGTGTGTCAGTTGAACGCCACTCCAGACAAGCAGGCCAACTTGTGTGCTGCCAAAAAGCTGCTGCAGGAGGCGGCACAGCAAGGCGCCAGCATGGCGTTCTTGCCTGAGGGCTTCGACTACATTGGCTCCAGTCAGGAGGAGACCTTGGCGCTGTCGGAGAGCCTAGAGGGGCACACAATGATGCAGTATTCTCAGATAGCCAG GAAGTTGGACATCTGGCTGTCTCTGGGGGGCTTCCATGAGCGAGGGCCAGCCTGGGAGGCTGAGCAGCGAATTTACAACAGCCATGTGGTCATGAACAACAAAG GTCAGATTGTGTCCATCTACAGGAAGTCCCACCTGTTTGACATGGAGCATCCTGAAAAGGCCATCTCAATAAAAGAAAGTGCCTTCACCATCCCAGGACCGGCGCTCGTGTCTCCGTTCCAAACTCCTGTTGGCAAG GTTGGTTTGGGAATCTGCTATGATTTAAGATTTCCTGAGCTGTCACTGGCGCTCCAAAAGAATGGAGCTGAGATTCTGTCGTTCCCATCAGCCTTCACTGGAGTCACTGGAGCTGCCCACTGGGAG GTGCTGCTACGTGCAAGAGCCATTGAGAATCAATGCTACGTCCTGGCGGCGGCGCAGGTCGGCCAGCACCATGAAAAGCGCTCATCCTATGGCCACACCATGGCAGTGGACCCCTGGGGTGTGGTGATGGGTGACTGTGGAGGAGAGAAAGCAGGGATGCTGCTGGTGGAGGTGGACCTGGACAAGTTGAGCAGAATCCGCACAAATATGCCGCTCCAAAAGCACCGCAGAGATGAGAagttttacaccacattgtctGATAACCGATGA